In the bacterium genome, TTATAATAGAGGTCCATATCTTTTTGTATCAACTGAATGGGTTTGAAATTTTGCAAAAAGTCGTTAAAAGGTTCCTTCAGCTTGAATGGGAGTGAGTTCAAAATATGCATATTTACACTTGCTTCAAGTTTTTCCCGTTCGTCTGCACTCAAAATTTTCATGCCTGCCAACTCTTCATTTGTATAAGCTGGAATATCGCCAATGACAAGTTCGCTCATATCATGAAAAATGCAAAACTCAGCCAGTATCTTTCGATTCAAATCCAAATGCATTGCATCTAAGAACAAATCTAGGTTGTACGCCAAGCTTCTTTCGTGATCAAATATGGATTGTACTGGTAGATGAAGCTTGTATTTCTGAACTCTGACACTTTTGCCTGTTCTAGCTGTAGACTTAAGAATTCCCAATATTTCATAAGACTTACCATTATAGTCAAAAGAAATATCTTTGAAATCTTCTGCAAAATTCAAAAAGTATGATAATGTAGATGTCATATTTTCAATAAAATTTGTAACAATTAGTATGAATTCATTGTAGCATAGTCTTGCTAAGACAATTTAATTTTGATAAAATGTTTTATTGATTCAAAGTTTGTCCCCATAGCTCAGCTGGATAGAGCGGCTGCCTTCTAAGCAGTAGGTCGGATGTTCGAATCATCCTGGGGACGATCAATATTTATGAGGGAATTAGCTCAATTGGTTAGAGCGTCGCTCTGTGGAAGCGAAGGTTGGCGGTTCAAGCCCGCTATTCCCTCCCAAACTGCTTTATGTCAATACTTTTTCAAATAGATAAAATTATCACCAAATATATAAACTCCTTGAATGTTTTTGGTAGTGCTTTTGATAGTTTGATGAAAATTATGTCAGATGACAGGTTTCTTATTTTTTTGCTAATTGTTTCAATTTTTATCGTCGCGATATCATTTTATTTACTTTGGAAGAGGATAGGGATTTCAAAACGATTGCAAAGTTACTTCACTTTTGAATCTCTGAGATTTCTCTTGCTTGTAGGAATATCTACGGTCATAGTTCAAGTTATCAAGCAATTAACTCATAGGGCAAGACCATATGAAGCGGATTTAGAAATTATTCTCCGACAATCTGTAGATCTTTCAGACACTGCTACTAGTATGCCCTCTGCACATACAGCACTTGCATTTGTTTTAACATTTTTTTTCATTTTTGGTGATTATCCGAAAACTATTAAAGTGACATTTCTTATTCTAGCAATACTTATAGCGATCTCAAGAATTTACTTGGGAATGCATTTTTTTTCTGATATACTAGTTTCAATCCTTATAACTTTAAGCTTGGTAGTTTCATTTAATATTTACCAAAAAAGATCTAAGGTATAAAAATTTCACATATGGAAAATTCACAACCTGCCAATTCACAGTTTTCAACGAATAAGGAAAAGAAGGCTAAATCTATCCCAAATTCACTTTTAGTAGCCGGATTTATTATGATAGTTCTTGTGCTTGTTGGGATCATCTCCTTTATTGGTTACAAAGAATATTTGAAACGAGACAAAAGTAGCATTAATTTTGCACTGTCGCAAATAGCAGATGCACTAAATCATAGAGATTCAGAAGGTTTTTTGAAATTTGTAGATCAAGAATCTTTTACGACATCAGTAGTAGATGGAGTATATTCAAAGTTAGTTGAAGAGACTGTTCAAGCAACAGGTTTAGACAAAGCAAATGTAGAAACGTTGCTAACTAAAGATATGGTTAGGATAATGATTGAACGAAAGGGTGCAACCTTGGACGAGATTCAATCTTTTATTGATAATGATAGTTCTAGAACAAATCAATATATAAATGAAGTGACGGGGCAGATTTCCAAGTACAAAGACAAAAGTTTTTCAAAAGAAAAAACGGTGAAAGTTCCTCTTGAGATGGACACTCCAAAAGGCAAGCTTAACATGAGCTTAGAATTTTCTTTAGTCAACGGGTCTTATTTATTGACCGGATTAGAGGTATCCGAAGGATGGGATACTATGTTGAAAATTTTACAACTTAATTAAATATAAGTATGAGTAAAGAATATAAAGAAGTATGGCTATCATTCGGGTTTATGGTAACAATGATGATACTATTTCTTATAGTAATAAAAGTCAACAATCAGAATCCTGAGTTCTTTTCAAATTTAGCAGTTCAATTTTTTGAGTACTTCACAAAAGTTTTGTATAGATCATACTATATATTTGTAATTTTGGTTTTCGGTAACTAATACAATGTCCTCGGAGATACCAGAAAAGTTAAAAATCGTTGCATTTCTAGTCTTTCTTGTGTTGTTATTTTTGATTGGTTATACATTTTTCCTAAATTCAAAAGATATAGACAAGTATTCAAGCGACTCTGTTTCAGAATCTACTCATACACAGCAATCAATTGATCAAATAGTTGTAGATTTGTCTGGAGCTGTTAGTAATCCCGGTGTATATAGAATTGGTAGTGACATGATCCTTGTTGATCTGATAGAAAAGTCGGGAGGATTTAGTGAGGATGTGGACAAAAATTATATTGACAAGAACTTGAATTTAGCAAGGAAGCTGAATAATGCAGAGAAGATATACATACCTAGACTCAGCGATAATCAAACGCTTGGTGTACAGAATGTAAGCTCTGGACTTGTAAATATCAATACTGCAAGTGATAGCGATCTTGATAAACTAGCCGGAGTAGGACCAGCAACTATTGAAAAGTGGAAGGATGCAAGACCTTTTGGCTCAATTAATGAACTCGTCAGTAAAAGTGTCCTTTCCCAAACAACTTTTGAGGGTATCAAAGACAAATTAACTTTGTAATCCACAAATGAAAGAAGCTACACCAAATGGAAGACTCTACGGATCTTACTTTGCCACATTGTCTCCAATAGTTCTCACATTGATTGCAAACTATATCAGTTTTTATGCTGTATTAATTGTGGCTTTATTTTTCAGCATATTATTCTTTTTAATTTTCAAAAAACAAAGTTTTTTGTTTTTTCTGTTTACGATTTGCTTGATGATATTGAGTCTGTTTATAGTTTTTGCTCAAGTTAAGGCTTACAATTATGCAAGTTTTGTAGGACAAGAAACTGCACTCCAAGCTACTATTGAGAGTCGCATTGACTGTACAGGAGATGAGTATTGTAGTTTCGATATCAGACCAATTACCCGTATTGGCAAGGTAAAGATTTATATTGATTGGAGTGAAGAAGTAGAAAGGTTGGAAATTGGTGATAATTTGAATATTACTACAATGTTGAGCCTACCGAATATCTATGAGGATTTTGACTATAGAAGCTACTTAAACAATCAAGGTATATTCTTGATTGGCAAGAATACAAAAATACTGAATCTAACAAAAACTCAAAACTTTTATAGAAGTAGCTTAAACAAAATTATTGCAACCTTGTCACTTGATTCAAAAGTTCTAAATGACAAAGAGAACTCACTGTTACTGGCTATGGTCTTAGGCTTTCGCGAAAATATCCCCCTAGATCTTTCTGAAGATTTCAAAAACCTTGGATTGACTCATATAATTGCAGTTTCAGGCTTCAATATAACAATACTAATATCATTTGCATTACTTGCCGCCAGATATATCAATAAAAGAAGGACTTTCGTCCTTGTATTCATTCTTGCTACGCTCTATATGTCCTTGGTAGGATTTGATAATTTGCCTGCACTTAGAGCTTACATACTAGGAATGATAGTTATACTTACGCAACTATATGGAAGAAAAGTTTCAAATACCAGCTCATTGCTTGTCGCAGTAATGATAGTGCAATTCATAAATATCAAAAGCTTTCTAGATATTGGTTTTCAATTATCTTTGATCACTTACACAGCTATAATATTTTTGGAAAAAGATTTTCGGCAGTATTGCAAATTTCTGCCAAAAGGAGTTGATGCTATTTTTTCAACTAGTCTCTTAGCGTCAGTTCTCACTTCTCCGATAACGCTTAAAATCTCTCATCAATTTCCAATAATAGCTCCAATTGCAAATATACTGATACTTCCCATAGTTCCTTTAGTTACAATACTTGGATTGATTCATTTCACACTTAAATTGCTCGGTATAACATTTATAGAAGTTCCATTGAAAGTTTTACTTGTATACATAACAAATGTGAGTAATTTTATCTCTGATTTCAGCTTTTCAACTATAGGTATAAGTGATAAAATTATCAAATATATAGATATTTCAATATTATTTACAATGGTTTTGATCATTTTTACTAAGTACAAACGAAGTAAAGATATATCAAAGGATTTATAATTATGTCGAACCTTCCAGAACCAATTAGAAAGCTTAGATATCAACGAACATTTGCAATGATTAAGCCAGATGGAGTTGCAAGAGGGCTTACAGGAGAAATACTGAAACGATTTGAAGTAAGGGGTCTGAAAATAGTTTCAATGAAAATGGTAAGACCAACAGACAAACAAATTATGGAACATTATGTTGCTAGTAGAGAAGAATGGATACGCGGACTTGGACAAAAGGGAGTAGGTACTTTTCATGAGTTGCATTTAGATATCAAAGAACATATGGGAACAGATGATGAATTGGAAATAGGTAAAATTGTTTATCAGGGACTTGTTGAATATATGAAGTCTGGTCCAGTAATTCCTATGGTGATAGAAGGGGTACAAGCAGTTGAAATGGTTAGAAAACTTGTTGGACCTACTATTCCACTGAAAGCAGAGCTTGGAACGATTCGAGGAGATTTCTCAGTTGATAGTACTTCTATTGCAAATGTTGAAAAACGATCAATCCACAATCTAATCCATGCATCTGGCAATTTAGAAGAAGCGGAGTATGAAATCAAAGTGTGGTTTGATGATGACGAGATATTTACCTACAAAAGATCTGATGAAGATTTCATGTTTGAGAAGTATTACTAATAGCTTGATATATGGATTTTGTTCAAATTATAAAAATAGTAATCGCCTTCCTAACACCAATACCCTTTATCATAGGTTATATATATCTGGAATTAATTTCGAAAAGAACAGGGACATTTCTTAACGCTCAACAGCTTTTAGAATCCAACCTGTGTACTTTAGCAGAAATTTATAAAAGCGAACTGGTTATTGAATTAGGTTTTATATTTACATCTATAGGACTTATAGTTACTGGAATCTTTTTAAGAGATGAAATTTCTTATGAGAATCTTGGTAATATGATTTTTGGTATTTCAAGTCTTGCGAGTTTATGTTCACTTTTAGCAGCAATGTCGGTTAGAAATCATACTCAAAAGCTGCATAAATACTCTTCTAGAATACTCATTTTATTTTTGATTGTTCTATCAATTCTTACCAATATTGCGCTGATACTTGATGATCGATTCTTTGGTATTCTTGGAACTACTATTACTGTACTTCCATCTATTTATATTATATACACTGTCAGGAGAAATAAGTTTATAAATAAAACTAGTCAGATAGTATTTCATATGTCCTTTAGTTTTTGGCTTTGGATTGTAATGATAAGGCTACTTTTACAATAACATGCAAAATTTTTCGAAATTACAACATAAATCAAACAAGAAAAAGGCAATAATAATAGGTTCTGGCTTTGGTGGTTTAGCAATAGCTATAAGACTTCAGGCATTAGGGTTTCAAACTGAAATATTTGAAAAAAATGAAATGATAGGTGGGCATGCTAGTCAGATCAAAAAAGAAGGATTTACTTTTGATATGGGACCATCTATAGTCACTATACCTTTTACTATCCAAGAACTATTTGGACTGAATGGTGAAGACATGAATGATTATTTGCAAATGTCATCACTTGATCCACTTTATAGGATATATTTCCACGACAAAAGTTATATAGATTACACTGGGAATGCTGATCAGATGAAGGCACAAATCTCGAAGTTTAATGAAAAAGATGCAAAGAACTATGATAAGTTTATGAAATTATCATCATCTATATATAAAATAGTAATTGAAGACGGATTGGGAAGCAAACCGTTTTCAAGTTTGTGGGATTTTTTGAAATTCGCCCCTCGTGCGATAAAGCTTAAAGCAGTGCTACCTGGCTACTTTCTTGTTTCCAGATACTTCAAAGATTTTCGAACGCGCTTCCTTTTTTCGTTTCACCCATTGTTCATAGGAGGAAATCCATTTACTACTCCATCGATATTTCTTATGTTGCCATACCTAGAGAAGCTTGGCGGAGTGTGGTATGCAACAGGTGGCATGTATAAAATTATAGAAGAATTGGGGAAACTTTATACAAGGATGGGCGGCAAAATTCATTTAAATTCTGAAGTAACAGAAATTCTAATAGAGAACGGATGTGCAATCGGTGTCAAAGTGCATAATGAGGAAATGCTCTCAGATATTGTCGTTTCAAACTCACACTTTGCAAATACATACATGGATTTAATTCCTGAGACAAAAAGGCAAAAATGGCCCAACAAAAAAATACTTAATAAACAATATAGCATGAGTTGTTTTTTAATTTACCTCGGGATAAGTGAAAGATACGATAAATTCAAACACCATACACTTATACTTTCAGAAAGATATAAGGAACTTGTTACGGATTTGTTTGACAAAACTGTTTTACCTGATGATTTTTCTATGTATATTCACACTCCATCAAAAACTGATGAAACGATGGCTCCAGCAGGTTGTGATAGTGTTTACATACTTATACCGACTCCAAATCTGAATGCTGATGTGAATTGGGATAAATACAAAGATACTTATGCGAAAAAGATTATTGACTTTCTGGAAAGTGATTTTGGGTTGAAGGATTTATCAAAAAATGTAAAAGTAAAAGAGATTTTTACACCTCTGGATTTTCAAAGAAAAAGGAATAACTTTTTAGGAGCTCCGTGGAGTTTACAACCTTCATTGTTTCAAATAGCATCATTTAGACCACATAATAAGTCTGAGGATATAAATGGTCTTTATCTCGTTGGTGCTAGTACTCATCCAGGAGGTGGAGTACCAGGTGTATTACTCGGTGCTAAAGCTACAGAGGCTGTTATAGCTAAAGACTTTGGATTATTTTTTATAAAATAAATATATGTTAAGTATAGTCATACCTGCATATAATGAAGAAAGTATAATAACTGAAACGATAACAAATGTTAAAGAAGTACTTTTAGCAATTGATCAAAATTTCGAAATAATTGTAGTTGACAACAACTCAACTGACAATACTTCAGACTTAGCAAAGTCATTAGGCGCAAAGGTGTTTTTTGAGCCTGAAAATAGTATTGCAAAAGCTAGAAACATGGGCACGAAACATGCAAGTGGAGATATATTGATTTTCATTGATGCAGATAGCAAATTAAGCAAGAAGCTTGTTTTACAAAGCCTATTGGCACTAGATGAAGGTCTTATAGCAGTAAGTGCTATATCATCATTAGATAAATACCCTTCACTTATTAGTTTTGGTATTTGGTTGTATAATCTAATCTCAATTGTTTTCAAAATAGGTATAGGCCAATTTATAATGATCCGAAAAAAGGATTTTGATGTCATAGGAGGTTTTGACGAAACATATTATGCATTCGAAGAGTTAGAGTTTTTCAAGCAGCTAAAACTGAAATATAGTCGAAGGAGCTTTAAAGTATTGACAATACCAGTAGAAACAAGTAGTCGCAAGTTTGAGAAGGGTAAAACAGATACCACTAAGTTTTTGTTATTATTACTCGCATATTTCAAAAATCCCAAAGTAGGTCAAGATAAGAAGCAACTGGATTTCTGGTACAAAAGATCAGATGTACAAAACTCAAGGTTTTCCAGATATAGAAAATGGTTAGTTGTCTTTTTTATGTTTTTATTTTGGTCAAATACTGCATTATTAAAGACCAATAATCAGATCCTTGAATATTCTTTTCTAATTACTCCCATAATATTTTTCATAATGCTATTTGTGATAATTCAAGACAAGTCGAAAATCAAAGACTTCTTGTTGATGTTCCTTATTACAATGATTATAGAAATAGTTGGTGTTAAGACAGGTTTCCCATTTGGTCGTTATCTCTATGATCCTGCATATGCAAGTATAGGAATAGGTGAAGTTCCTATATTTATTGGATTTGCATGGTATATATTGATTGTAGGTATATCCAAAGTAACTGCTAGTCGGGTACTATCTGCTATATATATTGTAATTCTTGATCTTATACTTGAGGTGTTTGCAGTAGAAATGGGTATTTGGACTTGGACACAAAGGTATAATAACATATTATATGCTCCGATATGGAACTATATATCTTGGGGAATTATTGCTTTTCTATTGTACCCAATAGCAAAGAAGCAAGGTACTGATATTTTTATTATGGCTTTTCTACTTGTGGTAATCATTGGTTATTTTTCAAGCAGCTTGATAATTTTGGGACAACCTATAATTGCCATCTTTGGTTATATGTTTTGTATAGTTTTAGTCATAACTGCTATCAAGACAGGGGTTAATGAAATTGCTAATATATGTTGACTAGGTATGTTAAAATTACTGTAATGCAAACAGTTTAAAATTTGAAATGGCCGATTGGTAGAATAATACTGCAAATAGATTTCGCAGTTGAAGGTTTTCTGTATCTCAAGTTCTTATCTAGCCGCTGTAGCTCAAATGGATAGAGCAACGCACTCCTAACGCGTAGGTTGTAGGTTCAATTCCTGCCAGCGGCGAAACTATTCAAACAAATTTAGAGTGCTTATTTTTTTCAGATTTCCTATTGTCTCGTACTTAAATAGTTTATCTCCAACTAAATAATATCTTTCGTTCTCTAGTTTTTCAATGCTAAAATGATTGAGCTTTGTGCTACCATAAAAGTAATCCAATCTATTGTTATTTTGAATCAATAAGCTAGTATCAGATACTGATAATGTATCTGTTTCAGAGTTATAAAATGCACGAGGAATTGCTATTACTACATTATTTTTC is a window encoding:
- a CDS encoding nucleoside-diphosphate kinase (catalyzes the formation of nucleoside triphosphate from ATP and nucleoside diphosphate) — protein: MSNLPEPIRKLRYQRTFAMIKPDGVARGLTGEILKRFEVRGLKIVSMKMVRPTDKQIMEHYVASREEWIRGLGQKGVGTFHELHLDIKEHMGTDDELEIGKIVYQGLVEYMKSGPVIPMVIEGVQAVEMVRKLVGPTIPLKAELGTIRGDFSVDSTSIANVEKRSIHNLIHASGNLEEAEYEIKVWFDDDEIFTYKRSDEDFMFEKYY
- a CDS encoding carotenoid biosynthesis protein; this translates as MLSIVIPAYNEESIITETITNVKEVLLAIDQNFEIIVVDNNSTDNTSDLAKSLGAKVFFEPENSIAKARNMGTKHASGDILIFIDADSKLSKKLVLQSLLALDEGLIAVSAISSLDKYPSLISFGIWLYNLISIVFKIGIGQFIMIRKKDFDVIGGFDETYYAFEELEFFKQLKLKYSRRSFKVLTIPVETSSRKFEKGKTDTTKFLLLLLAYFKNPKVGQDKKQLDFWYKRSDVQNSRFSRYRKWLVVFFMFLFWSNTALLKTNNQILEYSFLITPIIFFIMLFVIIQDKSKIKDFLLMFLITMIIEIVGVKTGFPFGRYLYDPAYASIGIGEVPIFIGFAWYILIVGISKVTASRVLSAIYIVILDLILEVFAVEMGIWTWTQRYNNILYAPIWNYISWGIIAFLLYPIAKKQGTDIFIMAFLLVVIIGYFSSSLIILGQPIIAIFGYMFCIVLVITAIKTGVNEIANIC
- a CDS encoding HD domain-containing protein; this encodes MTSTLSYFLNFAEDFKDISFDYNGKSYEILGILKSTARTGKSVRVQKYKLHLPVQSIFDHERSLAYNLDLFLDAMHLDLNRKILAEFCIFHDMSELVIGDIPAYTNEELAGMKILSADEREKLEASVNMHILNSLPFKLKEPFNDFLQNFKPIQLIQKDMDLYYNFELIDELEPIVTVWRYVYFNRTNINIFQFLEAMYNFFTNPRPASLCYSEDLRNLMEFLQSSENAQHYFEIGSEVFMKMKSSVFNCEFCTKLIENNPIEYIF
- a CDS encoding ComEC/Rec2 family competence protein; its protein translation is MKEATPNGRLYGSYFATLSPIVLTLIANYISFYAVLIVALFFSILFFLIFKKQSFLFFLFTICLMILSLFIVFAQVKAYNYASFVGQETALQATIESRIDCTGDEYCSFDIRPITRIGKVKIYIDWSEEVERLEIGDNLNITTMLSLPNIYEDFDYRSYLNNQGIFLIGKNTKILNLTKTQNFYRSSLNKIIATLSLDSKVLNDKENSLLLAMVLGFRENIPLDLSEDFKNLGLTHIIAVSGFNITILISFALLAARYINKRRTFVLVFILATLYMSLVGFDNLPALRAYILGMIVILTQLYGRKVSNTSSLLVAVMIVQFINIKSFLDIGFQLSLITYTAIIFLEKDFRQYCKFLPKGVDAIFSTSLLASVLTSPITLKISHQFPIIAPIANILILPIVPLVTILGLIHFTLKLLGITFIEVPLKVLLVYITNVSNFISDFSFSTIGISDKIIKYIDISILFTMVLIIFTKYKRSKDISKDL
- a CDS encoding phosphatase PAP2 family protein — encoded protein: MSILFQIDKIITKYINSLNVFGSAFDSLMKIMSDDRFLIFLLIVSIFIVAISFYLLWKRIGISKRLQSYFTFESLRFLLLVGISTVIVQVIKQLTHRARPYEADLEIILRQSVDLSDTATSMPSAHTALAFVLTFFFIFGDYPKTIKVTFLILAILIAISRIYLGMHFFSDILVSILITLSLVVSFNIYQKRSKV
- the crtI gene encoding phytoene desaturase, producing MQNFSKLQHKSNKKKAIIIGSGFGGLAIAIRLQALGFQTEIFEKNEMIGGHASQIKKEGFTFDMGPSIVTIPFTIQELFGLNGEDMNDYLQMSSLDPLYRIYFHDKSYIDYTGNADQMKAQISKFNEKDAKNYDKFMKLSSSIYKIVIEDGLGSKPFSSLWDFLKFAPRAIKLKAVLPGYFLVSRYFKDFRTRFLFSFHPLFIGGNPFTTPSIFLMLPYLEKLGGVWYATGGMYKIIEELGKLYTRMGGKIHLNSEVTEILIENGCAIGVKVHNEEMLSDIVVSNSHFANTYMDLIPETKRQKWPNKKILNKQYSMSCFLIYLGISERYDKFKHHTLILSERYKELVTDLFDKTVLPDDFSMYIHTPSKTDETMAPAGCDSVYILIPTPNLNADVNWDKYKDTYAKKIIDFLESDFGLKDLSKNVKVKEIFTPLDFQRKRNNFLGAPWSLQPSLFQIASFRPHNKSEDINGLYLVGASTHPGGGVPGVLLGAKATEAVIAKDFGLFFIK
- a CDS encoding helix-hairpin-helix domain-containing protein, whose amino-acid sequence is MSSEIPEKLKIVAFLVFLVLLFLIGYTFFLNSKDIDKYSSDSVSESTHTQQSIDQIVVDLSGAVSNPGVYRIGSDMILVDLIEKSGGFSEDVDKNYIDKNLNLARKLNNAEKIYIPRLSDNQTLGVQNVSSGLVNINTASDSDLDKLAGVGPATIEKWKDARPFGSINELVSKSVLSQTTFEGIKDKLTL